TTTCTTACTGTCGCCTATTCTTGCTGTTTTGAATAACAGCGAGTACGTGGAAGCAGATACTTGCTGCGAGGCCTTGGCTGCATCTGAAGTAATCGCCGCAAGTTTCACCCGTGATTATTCCTTGATACCGGAAGAGGCAAGAGATTGGCTCAATCGTAAACAAGGCTGGCTATTTGGGAGTACGCCTAAAATAACTTCAGAACATGCCAAGTTGGCATTGGATGCCGTCCGTAAAATTTCTTCTGACTCTGAACTCCTAGAGCTGTGGGAAGAAAGTAGTGAAGATGGGGAGTGGAAAGGTGTGCAAAACGCACTCATCGCTAAATTAGATATAGCCAGTGAATCTAGTTAGGTTCAAGTTCATAATATATGGAATATTTTCCAAGGAGATGGTTTGCAAAAATTAATACTTAGAATAGCAATGGTATTGATATCGATGAGCCTAGTGGGCTGTGTTGGGATGAATGATGCACTAGAATTACAAAATGATTTTTACGCAGATCTATCTACGACCAATGCTGACCAACTGATACTGCACAAAGATTACTCTGTTAGTGTCAATCGAGGGCTTGCATCCACCCATTTCACCGCTCAAATACCTCAGGGTACTTACAATCCGATTGCTAGTTCATCTGGGCGTGTTTTCTTTCAAGCACCTAAAGGCTTCGTATATAGAAAAAATGGTAAGATCGAGTCTCAAGTAGGGGGTATTGTTCAAGTAGATGCTAGAGACAGCACTCGCTTTTATGTGTGGTATTTCTCTAGCAGACAAAGTGATGACTTTAGGGATTACCTAGAAGTACAACCTAATGGAGACTGGATACGAGACGTTAAGCCAGGCATCTATAATGTAGCGTCGAGACCATGGATCGAAGGAGATTTTAAAGTGGACCTTAGTTCACCTTCGAATTAATCGCTAATTTAAATTTCTTATCGCATATTCTTAATAAAGGACACACACTTAAAGTTACTTAAAGTTTTCGGTATATGTCCAGTATTACTTCTAAGGTGTAGGAAGTTTGCCAATGGTTTGGTAGGCTTAAGGTGTGAAGCTGTAGATAAAACGTCAGTTTACATGGAGAATAAATGGCATATTTTAGTATTTCCGAGGCAGCTGTTAGGTATGATGAGTTTCGACCGAAAGTTCATTGGGTTTAATAAAGGACAGGCACCAAAATCACCAAAATCACCAAAAAAAAATCTCACCAAGAAGGATAGTTTTTTGTTCCAGTAACAGTGAGGGAATTAAGAGGCATAGCCCATCGGGAAGTTAACTATGCCTACCGATGGTGGCAACCAAGTACATCAAACACCACAAATAGCCAGAATCAACTGGCATAACTAAAATTGACGTTCTAGCAAACTTTATTCGAGTGAATACAGGTGAATCTTAGACTTGTTGAGAGCCGCTTTTGCATACTCGATATGGCTCGCACTCCCCACAGCAGTCGCATGCGGTTTCTCTAGCTGAGTACACGCTTTCAACCATGCTGTTGAATCGATTTGTAGCCTATCCAATATAGAGGGGAAGCCACAATCCATTGAATATTTGCCTTCTCTAAACTGGCGAGCCGTCCAATCAACGAGTTCGATATAATCAATTAGCCGCAATGGAATACCATCAAGGTTTTCGTTGCTGGAAGAACCAACGAATGGATGTAAAAAAGGTGCGGTCGCTTGGTTCCGGTTCAGAGCTTCGATACGGACTTTTATCGAAGTAAAAGCTGAGTCTTCAGGGGTTTGAGCTACACCAGCCCTGACGGGGTTTAAATCTACGTAAGCCATCGCAGCAGCGAGAGCCTTTTCATCTAGTAGAGCCTGACTTTTAAAGCGGCTTTCCCAAAAATGGCCAGTGCAATTGTCCTCTCGATTCGCTTTGCAGGCGATGTCTTGGTTTAACTCCTTCATAAACCAACTCAGTGACCATAAACGTTCTCGCCATACCTCAATTATCTCAGAACATTTTTGTGCTTCCATTTGGCAGACGAGTTGCCCTTGCTGCCATTTCTGGATTAAGGCAGGTAGCTTGTGCTCCATTCCCCATCGCTCAACAATTTCTTTCTGAGTCAATGCCAGTGCTTTACGGCGATCTATGTGGAGCACAACGTGAAAGTGGTTACTCATCACTGCATAAGCACAAACATCAATGCAATACATGTGTGTAAGTGACAGAATTTTTGCTTCAACCCAAGCTCGTCGATGTTCATAACTAGTGTTAGTTACGCTATCAATCCCACATAGGAAGCCACGTCTAACGCAGCGAGACACACAATGATAGTAAGGTGTGGCATCTACAGCCACGAGCTGTTTTCTTGCAGTAGTCATAAGCCTATTAAGGTTTGCTGTTTAGGCTAACTGTAGCGACATAGAGTGGTAAAGAACGGGAGCAAAATTCCTGTTTGAATGAAATCAGCCTTTATTCATACTTTTGGTGTGTGTCCTGTATGAAAGAATAAAACATCACGATAAACATATCTAATTGCTTAGAGGAACAGCAATGAAAATTTTTATGATTTTTGTGTTGTCGATTTTTTTCTCAATACAAGCATGTGCTCAAGACCAGAAATTAGACCTGTTGCATAACGGGATGGTAGATAACTATCACTCTATAGATTCTAACTTACAAAACTAGCTATTTAAGGACACACACCAAAACTCAATAATTTGGGAGGTGACATTTAATCGGTGTTGAGGTCGAAGGAGAACCTCTATTGGGAATAATAAAAGAATAATAAAGGACAGGCACCAAAATCACCAAAATCAGGCACCAAAATCTCCAAAAACAAAATCTCACCAAGAAGGATAGTTTTTGTTCCGGTAACAGTGAGGTAATTAAGAGACATAGCCCATCAGGCAGTTAACGATGCCTCCCGATGGTGACAACCTGGTACATCAAACACCACAAACAGCCAGAATCAACTGGCATAACTAAAATTGACGTTCTAGCAAACTTTATTCGAGTGAATACAGGTGAATTTTAGACTTGTTGAGAGCCGCTTTTGCATATTCGATATGGCTCGCACTACCCACAGCAGTCGCATGCGGTTTCTCTAGCTGAGTACAAGCTTTCAACCATTCTGTTGGGTCGATTTGTAGCCTATCCAATATAGAGGGCAAATCACTATCCATCGCATATTTATTTTCTCTAAATCGGCGTGCTGTCCAATCAACGAGTTCGATATAATCAATTAGCCGTAATGGAATACCATCAAGGTTTGCGTTGCTGGAAGAACCAACGAATGGATGTAAACAAGGTGCGGTCGCTTGGTTCCGGTTCAGAGCTTCGATACGGGCTTTTATCGAAGTAAAAGCAGAGTCTTCAGGGGTTTGAGCTACACCAGCCCTGACAGGGTTTAAATCGACGTAAGCCATTGCTGCGGCTAGAGCCTTTTCATCTAGTAGAGCCTGACTTTTAAAGCGGCTTTCCCAAAAATGACCAGTGCATTTGTCCTCTCGGTTGGCCTTGCAGGCGATATCATAGTTTAGCTCCTTCATAAACCAGCTCAGTGACCATAAACGCTCTCGCCATACCTCAATTATCTCAGAACATTTTTGTGCTTCCATTTGGCAGACGAGTTGCCCTTGCTGCCATTTCTGGATTAAGGCAGGTAGCTTGTGCTCCATTCCCCATCGCTCAACAATTTCTTTCTGAGTCAATGCTAGTGCTTTACGGCGATCTATGTGGAGCACAACGTGAAAGTGGTTACTCATCACTGCATAAGCACAAACATCAATGCAATACATGTGTGTAAGTGACAGAATTTTTGCTTCAACCCAAGCTCGTCGATGTTCATAGCTAGTGTTAGTTACGCTATCAATCCCACATAGGAAGCTGCGCCTCACGCAACGAGATACACAATGATAGTATGGTGTGGCGTCTATAGCTACGAGCCGTTTTCTTGCAGTAGTCATAAGTCTATTAAGGTTTGCTGTTTAGGCTAACTGTAGCGACATAGAGTGGTAAAGAATGGGAGCAAAATTCCTATTTGAGTGAATTCAGTCTTAATTCATACTTTTGGTGTGTGTCCCACAAAGTTTCTACAAAGTTTTTTCCTATTTTTGAACCGCCTCGAAGTGAATAAGCGCCTGATTGACTATCTTGTGTCAAGACTCATTGATTGCAGGGATTGATTCTGTCATCGCTATTTGAGGCCTGTTAATCGTATCGAACATGCTTAATTCAAATTTTAGGAATAAATGAAAGTACTTATCGCAGGGGCAAGTGGATACATTGGCCGCCACGTTACTAAGGTATTCGTTGACGGTGGCTTAGACGTATCGGTTTACAATAGAAGTGACGGTATCCAGCATCCTGATGGCTCACCGAAAAAAGTCGATTCAGATTTTCTAGGCTACTTTGATATCGTCATAAACTGTGCTCGTCCACATTGGTCTGAGTTTTCGCCAGATGAAATTGCTGATATTGAATGCAAACTGCTTGAGCAGTTAGACAGCTATGCAGCCAAAGGATCCGTCAAAATACACACCTCAGGGATTTGGTTGTTTGGAAACGCCTCTACCCAAGATTTAAAAGCGTTTAGGTTGAAGCCGTTAGAAGTCGTTAAATTGGACGTTGATACGATAGCCTATGCTGTTCAGAAGAAATGGCATGTCGTTTACTGCCCGAGTTTAGTATACGGTGGTGAAAACTGTCAGTTGAAGCGAGCAATACAATCTTTAGCGGACCAAATGATGCAAGTTGCAACACCGTCTCTAGGGTATAACCAGTATATCCATGTTGAAGACATTGCTAGGTTCTATTTACTGTTAGCCGAACAGCAAGTTTTCGCTGTACAACATTTTATTGCTGAGATTGAGGGGTATAGTCCTGAAGCGTTTTCCCAGCTATTACTGGATTTTCGAGTAGTGAAAAAGGTTCACAAGGTTAACTGGAGTGAATTTGAGGAGATTTACGGAGCTTCGGCATTGGAGATCGAGCGGTTGAATCTTGAGCTTCCCGTCAGCCCGCTATTTGTGCCGACAGAGTCGTTGAAAAAGTACATTGAGAATTTTTCATGATGGGGAAGAGTCAGGAGTGTGGAAAACCGTCTAGCTAGCAATTTATTGCTATAAAGTGGTTTGCCTGTAGTACTGAAACGAAAAAGGGAGCCCATTTCCGAGCTCCCTTTTCAAACGTTTAGTGCTGAGAGAATTTTACGCGAATTTTGCTCTTGTCTAGCATAGTAAGGTTCAAACTCTTGATCGCCGCTTTCGCTTCTTCCTCATTAGGCATGTCGACAAAAGCGAAGCCTTTAGATTGTCCTGTTTCCTGATCTAGAACCAAGTCACATTGCGTTACTCTGCCGTGTTCAGAGAAAAGCAGTCGAACTTGGTGTTCGGTAGTGGTTCGGGCTAGATTGCGGACTAATATTTTCATAATTTTTTGCCTAGTTTAAATTGCGCCGCTATTGTCTCAGGTATCTCCATGTAAACCAAGTAGTGATGGCTGCTTTTCTAGTGATTGGTAAACTATTTAAGGACACACACCAAAACTCAATAACTTGGGTAGTGACATTTAATCAGAATAATAAAGGACAGGCACCAAAATCTCCAAAAACAAAATCTCACCAAAAAGGATAGTTTTTGTTCCGGTAACAGTGAGGTAATTAAGAGACATAGCCCATCTGGCAGTTAACGATGCCTCCCGATGGTGACAACCTGGTACATCAAACACCACAATCAGCCAGAATCAACTGGCATAACTAAAATTGACGTTCTAGCAAACTTTATTCGAGTGAATACAGGTGAATTTTAGACTTGTTGAGAGCCGCTTTTGCATATTCGATATGGATCGCACTCCCTACAGCAGTCGCATGCGGTTTCTCTAGCTGAGTACATGCTTTCAACCATGCTGTTGAGTCGATTTGTAGCCTATCTAATATAGGTGGGAAGTTACTATCCATAACATATTTGTCTTCTCTAAACTGGCGGGCCGTCCAATCAACGAGTTCGATATAATCAATTAGCCGTAATGGAATACCATCAAGGTTTTCGTTGCTGGAAGAACCAACGAATGGATGTAAACAAGGTGCGGTCGCTTGGTTCCGGTTGAGAGCTTCTATACGGCCTTTTATCGAAGTAAAAGCAGAGTCTTCAGGGGTTTGAGCTACACCAGCCCTGACGGGGTTTAAATCGACGTAAGCCATCGCAGCAGCGAGCGCCTTTTCATCTAGTAGAGCCTGACTTTTAAAGCGGCTTTCCCAAAAATGGCCAGTGCAATTGTCCTCTCGATTCGCTTTGCAGGCGATGTCATAGTTTAGCTCCTTCATAAACCAACTCAGTGACCATAAACGCTCTCGCCATACCTCAATTATCTCAGAACATTTTTGTGCTTCCACTTGGCAGACGAGTTGCCCTTGCTGCCATTTCTGAACCAAAGCAGGTAGCTTGTGCTCCATTCCCCATCGCTCAACAATCTCTTCGTGAGTCAATGCTAGTGCTTTACTACGATCGATGTGGAGTACAACATGAAAGTGGTTACTCATCACTGCATAAGCACAGACATCAATGCAGTACATGTGTGTAAGTGACAGAATTTTTGCTTCAACCCAAGCTCGTCGATGTTCATAGCTAGAGGAATAATAAAGGACAGGCACCAAAATCACCCCAAAATCACCAAAATCAGGCACCAAAATCTCCAAAAACAAAATCTCACCAAGAAGGATAGTTTTTGTTCCGGTAACAGTGAGGTAATTAAGAGACATAGCCCATCAGGCAGTTAACGATGCCTCCCGATGGTGACAACCTGGTACATCAAACACCACAAACAGCCAGAATCAACTGGCATAACTAAAATTGACGTTCTAGCAAACTTTATTCGAGTGAATACAGGTGAATTTTAGACTTGTTGAGAGCCGCTTTTGCATACTCGATATGGGTCGCACTCCCTACAGCAGTCGCATGCGGTTTCTCTAGCTGAGTACACGCTTTCAACCATGCTGTTGAGTCGATTTGTAGCCTATCTAATATAGGTGGGAAGTTACTATCCATAACATATTTGTCTTCTCTAAACTGGCGGGCCGTCCAATCAACGAGTTCGATATAATCAATTAGCCGTAATGGAATACCATCAAGGTTTTCGTTGCTGGAAGAACCAACGAATGGATGTAAACAAGGTGCGGTCGCTTGGTTCCGGTTGAGAGCTTCTATACGGCCTTTTATCGAAGTAAAAGCAGAGTCTTCAGGGGTTTGAGCTACACCAGCCCTGACAGGGTTTAAATCGACGTAAGCCATTGCTGCGGCTAGAGCCTTTTCATCTAGTAAAGCCTGACTTTTAAAGCGGCTTTCCCAAAAATGACCAGTGCATTTGTCCTCTCGGTTGGCCTTGCAGGCGATATCATAGTTTAGCTCCTTCATAAACCAGCTCAGTGACCATAAACGCTCTCGCCATACCTCAATTATCTCAGAACATTTTTGAGCTTCCACTTGGCAGACGAGTTGCCCTTGCTGCCATTTCTGAACCAAAGCAGGTAGCTTGTGCTCCATTCCCCATCGCTCAACAATCTCTTCGTGAGTCAATGCTAGTGCTTTACTACGATCGATGTGGAGTACAACATGAAAGTGGTTACTCATCACTGCATAAGCACAGACATCAATGCAGTACATGTGTGTAAGTGACAGAATTTTTGCTTCAACCCAAGCTCGTCGATGTTCATAGCTAGTGTTAGTTACGCTATCAATCCCACATAGGAAGCTGCGCCTCACGCAGCGAGATACACAATGATAGTAAGGTGTGGCGTCTATAGCTACGAGCTGTTTTCTTGCAGTAGTCATAAGTCTATTAAGGTTTGCTGTTTAGACTAACTGTAGCGACATAGAGTGGTAAAGAACGGGAGCAAAATTCCTATTTGAGTGAATTCAGTCTTAATTCATACTTTTGGTGTGTGTCCTACAAAGTTTTCTCTATTTTTGAACTGCCTCGAAGTGAATAAGCGCCTGATTGACTATCTTGTGTCAAGATTCATTGATTGCAGGGATTGATCCTGTCATCGCTATTTGAGGCCTGTTAATCGTATCGAACATGCTTAATTCAAATTTTTAGGAATAAATGAAAGTACTAATTGCAGGGGCCAATGGATACATTGGCCGCCACGTTACTAAGGTATTCGTTGGTGGGGGCTTTGACGTATCGGTTTACAATAGACATAGCGGTATCCAGCACCTTGATGGCTCATCGAAAAAAGTTGATTCAGATTTCCTAGGTTACTTTGATATCGTCATAAACTGTGCTCGTCCGCATTGGTCTGAATTTTCGCCCGACGAAATTGCTGACATTGAATACAAACTACTAGAGCAATTAGATAGCTATGCTGCCAAAGGAGCGGTCAAAATCCATACGTCAGGGATTTGGTTGTTCGGAAACGCTTCTACCCATGACTTAAAAGTGTTTAGGTTGAAACCGTTAGAAGTCGTTAAATTGGATGTAGATACAATAGCCTACGCTATTCACAAGAACTGGCATGTCGTTTATTGCCCTAGCTTGGTGTATGGAGGTGAAAACTGTCAGTTGAAGCGAACGATAGAATCTCTAACAGACCAAACGATACAAGTGGCAACACCATCTCTAGGGTTTAACCAGTATATTCATGTGGAAGACATTGCTAGGTTCTATTTACTGTTAGCAGAACAGCAAGTTTTCGCTGCACAACATTTTATTGCTGAGATTGAGGGGTATAGTCCTGAAGCGTATTCCCAGCTATTACTTGATTTTCGACTTGTGGAAAAGGTCCACAAGGTTAGTTGGAGTGAATTTGAGGAGATTTACGGAGCTTCGGCATTGGAGATCGAGCGGTTGAACCTTGATCTTCCCGTCAGCCCGCTATTTGTGCCGACAGAGTCGTTGAAAAAGTACATTGAGAATTTTTCATGATGGGGAAGAGTCAGGAGTGTGGAAAACCGCCTGGCTAGCAATTTATTGCTTTAAAGTGGTTTTGTCTGTAGTACCGAAATGAAAACGAGAAAGGGAGCCCATTTCTGAGCTCCCTTTTCAAACGTTTAGTTTAGTGCTGAGAGAATTTAATGCGAATTTTGCTCTTGTCTAGCATAGTAAGGTTCAAAGTCTTGATCGCCGTTTTCGCTTCTTCTTCATTAGGCATGTTGACGAAAGCGAAACCTTTAGATTGTCCTGTTTCCTGATCTAGAACCAAGTCACATTGCGTTACTCTGCCGTGTTCAGAGAAAAGCACTCGAACTTGGTGTTCGGTGGTGGTTCGAGCTAGATTGCGGACTAATATTTTCATAATTTTTTGCCTAGTTTAAATTGCGCCGCTATTGTCTTAGGTATCTCCATGTAAACACAAGTAGTGTTGGCGGCTTTTCTAGTGATTGGTGCAGACAACCCCATGGCTGCTCGACTTTAATTACTCTTTACCGCATTTTTCACAATCTCAGCAGCGCCTTTGAATAATCGCTGACTTTGTTGCTTGATACCAGCGGCCCCTTTGTGCTCATTTCGTCGACGATTAAGTTGTACCGCTTTCGCATGATCGCATTGTTCTTGGATCTCTTGTTCTAGGGCATCTAATCCAAATTGAGGCTTATCACTCGGTAGTGCCAAAGGGTAGATACTGGCAAACGAGAGTAATGACTGGTTATATTCCATGGCGGCGTTGATGGTTTTTACTTTCGGTTGAGCTTGGTCAGTCAAATCATAAGGTGGTGCCCACTCATTACTTGGCTTAAGGCCATCGATATGGTTTAACACCCCAATCACTTTGGCTCGTTTATGAGATTGGTGCTTCTTTTCTTGGTAATAGGCATCAATTTGCTCTCTAAGCTCAACATCTAACTGCCGAGCAGACTGGTTTGCTTTAAGTACCCATAACACCAAATCAGAATGAGTGATTTGTTCAAGCATGCTTTGCGTCATTTTAAGATTACCATCAAGGCCTGGCATGTCGATGATATTGAGCTGTTCTTCCCCGTCAAAGTGGCATTGGTAGCTACGGATATCATCGGTGGCGGGTAGGGCATCGACTTCTGCATTCACCTCTTTAAGTAGTGCATTGACCAAAGAGGATTTACCAGCATTCATTTGACCAACTACTGTGATACGCACGGGCTCAAGTGGGATGGCTTTCCGGGCTTTATCAGCTAGAGTTGCTTTGCTTGTTTGGATGTCACTGGATTCAATAGTAAACCGACCGCTATAAAGCTCTAGACTCAGTTTCGCAATTTCTTGCAAGAATGCTCGTTTAATATTGTGTTGCAGGTTCTTTGAGGCTTTGTCTTTAAGTGCGCCGAATAACTGGCTGCGCAGCTCAGATGCTACTGCCGCTGCTGGGTTGGCTGCACGAGCAAAGCGCCAAACATGCATTCCGTATTTAATGGCGTTACCCGCCTGTTCACCATACTTATCATTTTTGTCGTATACCCATTTCAGTTGGGAAACTTTGACTAAATCAATACCTGGTACGTGGGTGTGTAGTATCTTTCGATAGCGGCGGCTTATCTCCTCAAGTAGTTGCAACCCTTCAGGGAGCGTAAAATCCAACTCTTTTTTGCCATACGCTTGAGACATTTCGGCAGCAATCTCGAGGCCATGCTTTTTCAATGCGCTCCAGTCATTATCGAGGTCGAGTTTGTTTTTGATTGATGTATTGGCTTGTGACCAGAGCTCTAGTTCTGTCTCCGACCAATCGGAGGAGGCTTCGACAAAAACCTCTTCATTCGTCTCTTCAGGTACACGATTCTTACGCTGAGAACGTAGCCACAATCCGCGTGGGATCATCACCATCAGGCTAGATGCCAGTAAGAAGATCGCAAAATGCACCGCATAGCCGTGTGTGACAACGGCATATAGCCCAAAGCCTGATAGTACAATCAGTGGCAATAATAGGCCGACTAAGGAAAATGCCACCATACCACCAGCAAAGTGATTGATGCTTTTTGCTCCGTGTTTGAGTCTACTCATTATCTGCCACCTTCTTGCCAGTTTTGAATGCCGAACGATATAGCTGCTGGGCTTCCTCGTTACTGATCTGCTCTCCAATACTTTTTTTGTAGAAGTAATAACAGGCTGCACGTCCTAGTCCATAAGTGGTAGCGAAGCTAATAGCCGCCGCTGCTACAGCACCGACAGTTTGCCCATAAACAGGGAGCAGTTTGACCAGTTGTCTTGCACCAAGTTTTACTCCGTATTGAATACCAAAACTTGTCCCCAAGGTGGCAATCAGCTCGCTAAATGTATGCTTGTTCCATTCAACGCCATACTGAGCTGCCAAGCTATGCAACATCTTGGCTTGTACAGCGGGAACTGAAACTAACCCCACCACGGGGATAAAGTCGGAAGCACTCGCCGTTCCGGAGTACCATAAAATTTCATTCTCTAATAGATTGAAGTTGTATTCTTCTTGATTTGCATAGTCCTTTTCAAGCAATGTTCGCCCGACGATTGGTAGCATTTCCGCAAGCTCTTCAATGAGTTCTTCTTTATGGAAGAAGCTTTGATTATCGCAGTCGAAGTCTACTTCGATTGACTTTATACACTCTCCCCAGGCTTGTTCGAACTGCTCTTGGTTATGTTGAATCTTGCGTTGCCGATCCTGAGTTGCAACTGTATTTATCGCAGTATGTATAAGTAGTACTTGCTTAACTTTCTTCTGCTTTCGAATCAGTCTCAAGGCTTCGATAACCGAGCTTTGTTCTTGTTCATCGGCCTTAGCGATTATTAATAAGACATGGCCCTGTTCAGAGCAGGCAGCTATGTCTTCACTAGGATCATAGTTGGCTTCACCAAGCCCACGAGTATCGAGAAAACGAAGCACAGGGTGCTCTTGTGGGAAATCATAAGCGAAAGAGGTCATTGTGCACGGTGCAAACCCATCACCAACCTCTACTTCATTGTGGTTGGTCACAGCTTGAATAAGTGAAGACTTGCCAGCCCCAGTTTTCCCCAACAGCCAAAGAGTAGGAAGATGACGGTTTTGGTAGTCTTGCGCTGAAGAGAGGTCCGGGTTTTTGTCAGGATTAATAAATTTAGATATTGAGTCGAACATAACGAGATTAGTCAGCTATTTGGATTGTATGAGCGCAGTGCTTGTGTTGTAGATGACCATAAAACCTAATTGAGGCGGGGTCAAAACCTAGTTGAATATAATTGCCTTTCAAGTGCCTCTCGGAACAAAGCTTAGCTATATAAAGGAAGCTTCGGTTAGGAAGCTTTGGTGTGTGTCCCAATTAATTTGTGTGAGGAAGCTTTGGT
This portion of the Vibrio sp. SCSIO 43136 genome encodes:
- a CDS encoding DUF4259 domain-containing protein, with translation MGAWSQGNFGNDIASDWVWELEKSKGLDFLLSPILAVLNNSEYVEADTCCEALAASEVIAASFTRDYSLIPEEARDWLNRKQGWLFGSTPKITSEHAKLALDAVRKISSDSELLELWEESSEDGEWKGVQNALIAKLDIASESS
- a CDS encoding transposase; the protein is MTTARKQLVAVDATPYYHCVSRCVRRGFLCGIDSVTNTSYEHRRAWVEAKILSLTHMYCIDVCAYAVMSNHFHVVLHIDRRKALALTQKEIVERWGMEHKLPALIQKWQQGQLVCQMEAQKCSEIIEVWRERLWSLSWFMKELNQDIACKANREDNCTGHFWESRFKSQALLDEKALAAAMAYVDLNPVRAGVAQTPEDSAFTSIKVRIEALNRNQATAPFLHPFVGSSSNENLDGIPLRLIDYIELVDWTARQFREGKYSMDCGFPSILDRLQIDSTAWLKACTQLEKPHATAVGSASHIEYAKAALNKSKIHLYSLE
- a CDS encoding transposase, with protein sequence MTTARKRLVAIDATPYYHCVSRCVRRSFLCGIDSVTNTSYEHRRAWVEAKILSLTHMYCIDVCAYAVMSNHFHVVLHIDRRKALALTQKEIVERWGMEHKLPALIQKWQQGQLVCQMEAQKCSEIIEVWRERLWSLSWFMKELNYDIACKANREDKCTGHFWESRFKSQALLDEKALAAAMAYVDLNPVRAGVAQTPEDSAFTSIKARIEALNRNQATAPCLHPFVGSSSNANLDGIPLRLIDYIELVDWTARRFRENKYAMDSDLPSILDRLQIDPTEWLKACTQLEKPHATAVGSASHIEYAKAALNKSKIHLYSLE
- a CDS encoding NAD(P)-dependent oxidoreductase, translated to MKVLIAGASGYIGRHVTKVFVDGGLDVSVYNRSDGIQHPDGSPKKVDSDFLGYFDIVINCARPHWSEFSPDEIADIECKLLEQLDSYAAKGSVKIHTSGIWLFGNASTQDLKAFRLKPLEVVKLDVDTIAYAVQKKWHVVYCPSLVYGGENCQLKRAIQSLADQMMQVATPSLGYNQYIHVEDIARFYLLLAEQQVFAVQHFIAEIEGYSPEAFSQLLLDFRVVKKVHKVNWSEFEEIYGASALEIERLNLELPVSPLFVPTESLKKYIENFS
- a CDS encoding RNA-binding protein; protein product: MKILVRNLARTTTEHQVRLLFSEHGRVTQCDLVLDQETGQSKGFAFVDMPNEEEAKAAIKSLNLTMLDKSKIRVKFSQH
- a CDS encoding transposase — translated: MSLNYLTVTGTKTILLGEILFLEILVPDFGDFGVILVPVLYYSSSYEHRRAWVEAKILSLTHMYCIDVCAYAVMSNHFHVVLHIDRSKALALTHEEIVERWGMEHKLPALVQKWQQGQLVCQVEAQKCSEIIEVWRERLWSLSWFMKELNYDIACKANREDNCTGHFWESRFKSQALLDEKALAAAMAYVDLNPVRAGVAQTPEDSAFTSIKGRIEALNRNQATAPCLHPFVGSSSNENLDGIPLRLIDYIELVDWTARQFREDKYVMDSNFPPILDRLQIDSTAWLKACTQLEKPHATAVGSAIHIEYAKAALNKSKIHLYSLE
- a CDS encoding transposase, which produces MTTARKQLVAIDATPYYHCVSRCVRRSFLCGIDSVTNTSYEHRRAWVEAKILSLTHMYCIDVCAYAVMSNHFHVVLHIDRSKALALTHEEIVERWGMEHKLPALVQKWQQGQLVCQVEAQKCSEIIEVWRERLWSLSWFMKELNYDIACKANREDKCTGHFWESRFKSQALLDEKALAAAMAYVDLNPVRAGVAQTPEDSAFTSIKGRIEALNRNQATAPCLHPFVGSSSNENLDGIPLRLIDYIELVDWTARQFREDKYVMDSNFPPILDRLQIDSTAWLKACTQLEKPHATAVGSATHIEYAKAALNKSKIHLYSLE
- a CDS encoding NAD-dependent epimerase/dehydratase family protein; translated protein: MKVLIAGANGYIGRHVTKVFVGGGFDVSVYNRHSGIQHLDGSSKKVDSDFLGYFDIVINCARPHWSEFSPDEIADIEYKLLEQLDSYAAKGAVKIHTSGIWLFGNASTHDLKVFRLKPLEVVKLDVDTIAYAIHKNWHVVYCPSLVYGGENCQLKRTIESLTDQTIQVATPSLGFNQYIHVEDIARFYLLLAEQQVFAAQHFIAEIEGYSPEAYSQLLLDFRLVEKVHKVSWSEFEEIYGASALEIERLNLDLPVSPLFVPTESLKKYIENFS
- a CDS encoding RNA-binding protein, with translation MKILVRNLARTTTEHQVRVLFSEHGRVTQCDLVLDQETGQSKGFAFVNMPNEEEAKTAIKTLNLTMLDKSKIRIKFSQH
- a CDS encoding GTPase, with the protein product MSRLKHGAKSINHFAGGMVAFSLVGLLLPLIVLSGFGLYAVVTHGYAVHFAIFLLASSLMVMIPRGLWLRSQRKNRVPEETNEEVFVEASSDWSETELELWSQANTSIKNKLDLDNDWSALKKHGLEIAAEMSQAYGKKELDFTLPEGLQLLEEISRRYRKILHTHVPGIDLVKVSQLKWVYDKNDKYGEQAGNAIKYGMHVWRFARAANPAAAVASELRSQLFGALKDKASKNLQHNIKRAFLQEIAKLSLELYSGRFTIESSDIQTSKATLADKARKAIPLEPVRITVVGQMNAGKSSLVNALLKEVNAEVDALPATDDIRSYQCHFDGEEQLNIIDMPGLDGNLKMTQSMLEQITHSDLVLWVLKANQSARQLDVELREQIDAYYQEKKHQSHKRAKVIGVLNHIDGLKPSNEWAPPYDLTDQAQPKVKTINAAMEYNQSLLSFASIYPLALPSDKPQFGLDALEQEIQEQCDHAKAVQLNRRRNEHKGAAGIKQQSQRLFKGAAEIVKNAVKSN
- a CDS encoding DUF697 domain-containing protein, whose amino-acid sequence is MFDSISKFINPDKNPDLSSAQDYQNRHLPTLWLLGKTGAGKSSLIQAVTNHNEVEVGDGFAPCTMTSFAYDFPQEHPVLRFLDTRGLGEANYDPSEDIAACSEQGHVLLIIAKADEQEQSSVIEALRLIRKQKKVKQVLLIHTAINTVATQDRQRKIQHNQEQFEQAWGECIKSIEVDFDCDNQSFFHKEELIEELAEMLPIVGRTLLEKDYANQEEYNFNLLENEILWYSGTASASDFIPVVGLVSVPAVQAKMLHSLAAQYGVEWNKHTFSELIATLGTSFGIQYGVKLGARQLVKLLPVYGQTVGAVAAAAISFATTYGLGRAACYYFYKKSIGEQISNEEAQQLYRSAFKTGKKVADNE